In Zunongwangia profunda SM-A87, the following proteins share a genomic window:
- a CDS encoding SGNH/GDSL hydrolase family protein: protein MSRHLKYRFVKGFIGKRNVIFVLFLMLLASCGTSSSIVQNDSKNQQKWVGSWSTAPQLVEPRNVPPAPGLTGNTLRQIIRPSLGGKSIRLKFSNAFSDLPVEMISVEIAIVTEQPLVKTSTVKTLKFNGSPEVTMPAGEAVFSDALAFEFEASDRLAITIKFGKTAEKITGHPGSRTTSYLVEGNENIKENAFENAITTDHWYIINTLDVMAGKEASAVAILGNSITDGRGSGINKQNRWPDILAERLIQHSRTKNIGVLNMGIGGNAVLRGGLGPTGLNRFDRDILNQSSIKYLIILEGVNDLGATPDSTAAFKVANKLIEAYKTMIKKAHAQNIKVYGGTITPIQKSFYYKDFREQARQKVNNWIRNSGAFDAVIDFAKVLESPEEPNVIAKNLQSGDYLHPNEKGYEVMGEAVDLSLFKK from the coding sequence ATGTCAAGACATTTAAAATATAGATTCGTAAAAGGTTTTATAGGAAAGCGTAATGTGATTTTTGTACTTTTTCTAATGCTTTTAGCGTCTTGTGGAACTTCCTCCTCTATCGTTCAAAACGATTCTAAAAATCAACAAAAGTGGGTTGGGAGTTGGAGTACGGCTCCACAATTGGTAGAGCCAAGAAACGTTCCGCCGGCACCGGGATTAACTGGTAATACTTTGCGGCAAATTATTAGGCCGTCTCTGGGAGGGAAAAGCATTCGCTTAAAATTTTCTAATGCGTTTAGTGATCTCCCGGTGGAAATGATATCTGTAGAGATTGCTATAGTGACAGAGCAGCCCTTGGTTAAAACTTCAACGGTAAAAACATTGAAATTTAATGGAAGCCCTGAAGTAACTATGCCTGCCGGAGAAGCCGTATTCTCGGATGCACTGGCCTTTGAATTTGAGGCAAGCGACAGATTAGCGATTACTATAAAATTCGGCAAAACTGCAGAAAAAATTACGGGGCACCCCGGTTCTAGAACAACTTCCTATTTAGTCGAAGGAAACGAGAATATTAAAGAAAATGCTTTTGAGAATGCGATAACTACAGACCACTGGTATATAATAAATACACTTGATGTTATGGCCGGAAAAGAGGCTTCAGCCGTTGCAATTTTGGGAAATTCGATCACCGATGGCCGTGGGTCAGGCATCAATAAACAAAATCGCTGGCCGGATATTTTAGCCGAAAGGTTAATTCAGCATTCCAGAACAAAAAATATAGGAGTGCTTAATATGGGAATTGGTGGAAATGCTGTGTTGCGAGGTGGTTTGGGACCCACAGGATTAAACCGATTTGATCGTGATATTTTAAATCAAAGTTCAATAAAGTATTTGATCATTCTGGAAGGTGTAAATGATCTTGGTGCAACACCAGATAGTACCGCTGCCTTTAAAGTAGCGAATAAATTAATTGAAGCCTATAAAACGATGATTAAAAAAGCACATGCTCAAAATATAAAGGTTTACGGTGGTACCATTACTCCCATTCAAAAATCTTTCTATTATAAAGACTTTAGAGAACAGGCCCGGCAAAAAGTAAATAACTGGATTAGAAATAGCGGAGCATTTGATGCTGTGATCGATTTTGCTAAAGTTTTGGAAAGCCCAGAAGAACCCAATGTAATAGCTAAGAATTTACAATCTGGTGATTATTTGCATCCCAACGAAAAAGGATATGAGGTGATGGGGGAGGCTGTTGATTTGTCTTTGTTTAAAAAATAA
- a CDS encoding aldose epimerase family protein, producing the protein MSINTEFKTETYLLKNANGLKLHLINYGGRITNLEVPDRNGNFENVVLHLNTKDYLKSNPFIGALIGRYANRIANACFKLNGQSFRINNNEGTNCLHGGIGGFDAVFWTVKKLSDTKVLLTYDSPHLEMGFPGNLKVKVYYELTNANELKIDYYAVSDQETVINLTQHSYFNLTADFNKKITDHEVFINADAFLPTSGNIPTGEIRPVKDGVFDFRIPKRIGLAIDVNDDQLNTAGGYDHCFVLNRDHSDLTLAATAYDEGSGRFLEVFTTEPGMQFYTGNSLDGSLKIPNEPGNYEKRSGFCFETQHFPDSPNQPAFPSVVIKAGEEFSSTTVYQFSVKAREDK; encoded by the coding sequence ATGAGTATTAATACGGAATTTAAAACTGAGACTTATCTCCTTAAAAATGCAAATGGATTAAAGCTTCATTTAATTAATTATGGAGGACGAATTACCAATCTTGAAGTTCCCGACCGAAATGGAAATTTTGAGAATGTGGTTTTACATTTAAATACAAAAGATTATCTAAAATCCAATCCATTTATCGGTGCTTTAATCGGGAGATATGCTAACCGAATAGCAAATGCCTGCTTTAAATTGAATGGGCAATCATTCAGGATTAATAATAATGAAGGGACAAATTGTCTGCATGGCGGTATTGGAGGTTTTGATGCCGTTTTTTGGACTGTAAAAAAACTAAGTGATACTAAAGTGCTTTTAACCTATGATAGTCCGCATTTGGAAATGGGATTCCCCGGGAATTTAAAAGTGAAAGTGTATTACGAACTTACCAATGCGAATGAGTTAAAGATTGATTATTATGCAGTTTCAGATCAAGAAACGGTGATTAATCTCACTCAGCATTCTTATTTTAATCTAACAGCAGATTTTAACAAGAAAATCACTGATCATGAGGTGTTCATTAATGCCGATGCTTTTTTGCCAACTTCAGGAAACATACCAACAGGGGAAATTAGACCTGTAAAAGATGGTGTTTTTGATTTTAGGATTCCAAAAAGAATAGGCTTAGCTATCGATGTAAATGATGACCAGTTAAATACAGCCGGAGGTTATGATCATTGTTTCGTTTTAAATAGAGATCATTCCGATTTGACTTTAGCTGCCACCGCTTATGATGAGGGGAGCGGTCGGTTTTTAGAGGTATTTACAACCGAGCCGGGAATGCAGTTTTACACCGGTAATTCTTTAGATGGAAGCTTGAAAATTCCCAATGAGCCAGGGAATTATGAAAAACGTTCCGGGTTTTGTTTTGAAACACAGCATTTCCCCGATTCACCAAATCAACCCGCTTTTCCCTCAGTGGTTATAAAGGCAGGAGAAGAGTTTTCTTCAACAACAGTGTATCAATTTTCAGTAAAAGCAAGGGAAGATAAATAG
- a CDS encoding sialate O-acetylesterase produces MRFFYIFIFLFANTLFAQVRLPKLVSDGMVLQRNSNVRIWGWASEGEDIEVSFQQRNYNTSTKNGKWEILLENPNIGGPYTMLISGKNSIQLDSIYVGDVWLCSGQSNMELPMSRVAPKYPEEIKSADNAEIRYFQVPKEYNLTKKLDDFSGGNWISVNQNTIEGFAAIPYFFAKNLYEEYQIPIGLIDASLGGSPVEAWMSEKALKNFPEAIAEVEKLKPEGVIDSLEQLDQNRIRNWYTTVTAEDAGLKSGWKTANFDDSDWEEFELPGLLKQPINGVVWFRKKFDLKSEFSGKPAELLMGRIVDADSVFVNGTFVGNTTYQYPPRRYQIPENILREGENTITVKLISERGRGGFVTDKPYEFNFPEKRIDLKGAWKYKVGKATEALQPQTFYRWKPTGLYNAMIHPLLKYSIKGAIWYQGESNTSEPEKYSELFPKMIESWRENWHQEASNFPFLFVQLANFMESRENPTDTNWARLREAQKAALNVPKTGMAVTIDVGEWNDIHPLDKKTVSDRLATAAKHLAYGDASVVPSGPIYTSSEIKNDSIILHFDAVGSGLKIKNNQELKGFAIAGNDKQFVWAKAKIEGDKVIVYSPQVKHPVAVRYAWADNPENANLYNKEDLPASPFRTDQWKQNR; encoded by the coding sequence ATGCGTTTTTTTTACATTTTTATTTTTTTATTTGCTAATACGCTGTTTGCCCAGGTTCGCTTGCCAAAACTGGTAAGCGATGGGATGGTTTTACAGCGTAATAGTAATGTACGCATTTGGGGCTGGGCTTCAGAAGGGGAAGATATCGAAGTCAGTTTTCAGCAAAGAAACTATAATACCAGTACCAAAAATGGGAAATGGGAGATTTTGCTGGAAAATCCAAACATTGGTGGGCCTTATACCATGCTAATTTCCGGAAAAAACAGCATTCAGCTTGATTCAATTTATGTAGGTGATGTTTGGTTATGTTCTGGCCAGTCGAATATGGAGTTACCAATGTCTCGTGTAGCACCTAAATATCCTGAAGAAATAAAATCGGCTGATAATGCAGAAATTCGATATTTTCAGGTACCCAAAGAATATAATCTAACGAAGAAGTTAGACGATTTTTCTGGCGGAAACTGGATTTCGGTAAACCAAAATACCATTGAAGGTTTTGCGGCAATTCCTTATTTTTTTGCTAAAAATCTTTATGAAGAATATCAAATACCAATTGGTTTAATCGATGCTAGCCTTGGTGGCTCACCGGTAGAAGCATGGATGAGTGAAAAGGCCCTTAAAAATTTCCCTGAAGCAATTGCTGAAGTCGAAAAACTAAAACCAGAAGGCGTAATTGATAGTCTGGAGCAGTTAGATCAAAACCGGATTCGCAACTGGTACACCACTGTTACTGCTGAAGATGCTGGTTTAAAATCAGGTTGGAAAACTGCTAATTTTGATGATAGCGACTGGGAAGAATTTGAATTACCAGGTTTACTGAAACAACCGATAAACGGAGTGGTTTGGTTTCGTAAGAAATTTGATTTAAAAAGTGAATTTTCGGGAAAACCAGCAGAACTTTTAATGGGGAGGATCGTAGATGCAGATTCGGTTTTTGTAAACGGAACTTTTGTAGGGAACACCACCTATCAATACCCGCCAAGAAGGTATCAAATTCCTGAAAATATTCTTCGCGAAGGTGAAAATACTATCACGGTAAAACTAATTAGTGAAAGGGGACGGGGCGGATTTGTAACAGATAAACCTTATGAGTTTAATTTTCCAGAAAAACGCATTGACCTTAAAGGAGCCTGGAAATATAAAGTGGGGAAAGCGACAGAAGCTTTGCAACCACAAACTTTTTATCGCTGGAAACCAACAGGTCTTTACAATGCGATGATCCATCCTTTGCTTAAATATTCTATTAAAGGAGCCATTTGGTACCAGGGAGAGTCAAACACCAGTGAACCTGAAAAATACAGTGAATTATTTCCAAAGATGATTGAGAGCTGGCGAGAAAACTGGCATCAGGAGGCTTCAAATTTCCCTTTTCTTTTTGTTCAGCTGGCTAATTTTATGGAAAGTAGAGAAAATCCGACAGACACGAATTGGGCGAGACTTCGTGAAGCTCAAAAGGCAGCCCTAAATGTACCCAAGACCGGTATGGCAGTAACTATTGATGTTGGGGAATGGAATGATATCCATCCTTTAGATAAAAAAACGGTAAGTGACCGCCTGGCCACTGCAGCAAAACACCTGGCTTATGGAGATGCTTCAGTAGTGCCTTCTGGCCCCATTTACACTTCCTCAGAAATAAAAAATGATTCAATTATCCTACATTTTGATGCTGTAGGCAGCGGATTAAAAATAAAAAATAATCAAGAATTAAAAGGTTTTGCCATAGCCGGAAACGATAAGCAATTTGTTTGGGCTAAAGCGAAAATTGAAGGAGACAAGGTCATAGTTTATAGCCCGCAGGTAAAGCATCCCGTGGCGGTAAGATACGCGTGGGCCGATAACCCGGAGAATGCGAACTTATATAATAAAGAAGACCTTCCGGCATCACCATTTAGAACAGACCAATGGAAACAAAACAGATAA
- a CDS encoding glycoside hydrolase family 43 protein translates to MNKLSLYSTILATLILTSCKNNAENEKVEEKSEVPQTDQTNQVRKVETEPLVTKDFTADPSAHVFNDKIYIYPSHDFDSGVPEDDLGNHFNMRDYHVYSMDSAGGEVTDHGVVLDVDDVAWAARQMWAPDAAEKDGKYYLYFPAKDKNDIFRIGVAVADQPEGPFKPMPDYIKGSFSIDPAVFEDTNGEYYMYFGGIWGGQLQRWETGSFADEDKYPADSIKAIEPRIAKLADDMASFSEEPKRIRILDKEGNDLLTGDNDRRFFEAAWVHKMDDTYYLSYSTGDTHKIVYATSDSPYGPFTYQGVILEPVLGWTNHHSIVKFNGKWYLFFHDSSLSKGKTYLRSVKMTELTFNEDGSIQTINAAVQDSIN, encoded by the coding sequence ATGAATAAGCTCTCTTTGTATTCTACAATTTTAGCCACTTTAATTTTGACATCCTGTAAAAATAATGCGGAAAACGAGAAAGTAGAAGAAAAGTCTGAAGTTCCACAAACAGATCAAACTAATCAGGTTCGAAAAGTAGAAACCGAGCCCCTCGTAACCAAAGATTTTACCGCAGATCCTTCTGCTCATGTATTTAACGATAAAATCTATATTTACCCTAGTCACGATTTTGATTCTGGAGTGCCTGAAGATGACCTTGGAAATCACTTTAATATGAGAGATTACCATGTGTATTCTATGGATAGTGCAGGTGGAGAAGTTACAGATCACGGAGTAGTTTTAGACGTAGATGATGTAGCATGGGCAGCACGGCAAATGTGGGCGCCCGATGCGGCAGAGAAAGACGGGAAATATTACCTTTATTTCCCTGCAAAAGACAAGAATGATATTTTTAGAATAGGGGTTGCGGTAGCCGATCAGCCAGAAGGCCCTTTTAAACCGATGCCCGATTATATTAAAGGATCTTTTAGTATAGATCCTGCAGTCTTTGAAGATACCAATGGTGAATATTATATGTATTTTGGAGGAATTTGGGGTGGCCAATTGCAACGTTGGGAAACCGGAAGTTTTGCTGATGAAGACAAATATCCTGCAGATAGCATAAAGGCTATTGAGCCAAGAATTGCAAAATTGGCTGATGATATGGCCTCATTTAGCGAAGAACCTAAAAGGATACGAATTTTAGACAAAGAGGGTAATGATCTTCTTACCGGGGATAACGATCGTCGATTTTTTGAGGCAGCATGGGTGCATAAGATGGATGATACTTATTATTTATCTTATTCGACTGGCGATACCCATAAAATTGTATACGCAACTTCAGATAGTCCTTATGGTCCGTTTACTTATCAGGGCGTGATATTAGAACCGGTTTTAGGTTGGACTAATCATCATTCTATCGTTAAGTTTAATGGAAAATGGTATTTATTTTTCCATGATAGTTCACTTTCCAAAGGAAAAACATATTTAAGAAGCGTGAAAATGACCGAACTTACTTTTAATGAAGATGGCTCAATCCAAACTATAAACGCTGCAGTTCAGGATTCAATCAATTAA
- a CDS encoding LacI family DNA-binding transcriptional regulator gives MMLKTSLSKAYTTPLAERTKIMSKKKNKVVTIYDIANQLNYSPSTISRALKNHKSIGKDTTKQIQETAKKLGYRPNSLAASLRNNRSNNIGILIARINRPFISSLISGVENSARAAGYNVLISQSDDNYKNEVANAKALYDSRVCGIVASLSMETKNVDHFKQFIEQDIPVVFVDRVPSDLNSYRVIIDNYSAAYKATEHLIQQGCKRIAHFAGAQHLNVYKLRKNGYIDALKAHDIAPDKDLLIYMNTLSFEEGKEATSKLLNMKNPPDGIFSSNDTAAVSAIMQAKEKGVKIPDELAVIGFNDDPLASIVEPALSTISHPAMKMGELSTKRILEHADKEMEKGVSEITILDTEVIIRASSQRIK, from the coding sequence ATGATGTTGAAAACATCACTAAGCAAAGCATACACCACACCATTAGCTGAAAGAACTAAAATAATGAGCAAAAAGAAAAATAAAGTCGTTACCATTTACGACATTGCCAATCAGTTGAATTATTCTCCCAGCACCATTTCCAGAGCGCTTAAGAATCATAAGAGTATAGGAAAAGATACTACAAAGCAAATACAGGAGACGGCTAAAAAACTTGGATACCGACCTAATTCTTTAGCTGCAAGCCTTAGAAATAACAGGAGTAACAATATTGGTATCCTGATTGCGAGAATTAATCGCCCCTTTATTTCCTCATTAATTAGCGGTGTAGAAAACTCAGCCCGGGCCGCAGGATATAATGTTCTTATTAGCCAATCTGATGATAACTATAAAAATGAAGTAGCCAATGCAAAGGCGCTTTACGATAGTCGCGTTTGCGGAATTGTAGCCTCTCTTAGTATGGAAACTAAAAATGTTGATCATTTCAAGCAATTTATTGAACAGGATATTCCGGTTGTTTTTGTAGACCGTGTACCTTCAGATCTTAATAGCTATCGGGTTATTATCGATAATTATTCGGCTGCCTATAAAGCTACCGAGCATTTAATCCAGCAAGGATGTAAAAGAATCGCACATTTTGCGGGAGCACAACATCTTAATGTTTATAAATTAAGAAAAAATGGCTATATCGATGCATTAAAAGCTCACGATATCGCTCCAGATAAAGACTTACTGATTTATATGAATACCTTGAGTTTTGAAGAAGGTAAAGAGGCGACTTCTAAACTCCTAAACATGAAAAATCCACCAGATGGTATTTTTTCTTCTAATGATACCGCGGCAGTAAGTGCTATCATGCAGGCAAAAGAAAAAGGCGTTAAAATCCCTGATGAACTAGCGGTTATAGGATTTAACGATGATCCTTTAGCTTCTATAGTAGAACCTGCCCTTTCTACAATTTCCCATCCCGCAATGAAGATGGGTGAATTATCTACCAAACGTATTTTAGAACATGCCGATAAAGAAATGGAAAAAGGAGTTTCTGAAATTACCATTCTGGACACCGAAGTCATAATAAGAGCTTCCAGCCAACGCATAAAATAA
- a CDS encoding TRAP transporter large permease, with protein MEIFILAISFIILVGIRVPVAWSIGIASLITLLFSIDSLPAVATIAQRMVTGLDSFSLLAIPFFILAGHLMNSGGIARRLIVFAKSLVGSLPGGLAHVNIVAAMLFGAIAGSAGAAAAAIGSFMSSKMEEEGYTKEYGVAVNVTSATTGLLIPPSNIFIIYSLASGGVSIGALFLAGYIPGILTGLILMIIALIWAKRKGFPTAKRASVSEVLKSFLDALPSLMLLLVIIGGIVGGIFTATEASSVAVVYCLILGLIYKELSLDKLKGILIKSAETIALVMILIALSIAMSWVMSYADIPEQVTSALLGYSDNPIVVMIMINLILLVIGIFMDMTPAVLIFTPIFLPVVTALGIDPVHFGVIMVLNLCIGLCTPPVGSVLFIGVGVANTSIKKVIKPLMPLFVGMLISLMLVILFPKLSLWLPELFGL; from the coding sequence ATGGAAATATTTATACTTGCTATTAGTTTTATTATTCTAGTTGGGATAAGAGTCCCGGTTGCCTGGAGTATAGGTATTGCTTCTTTAATCACCCTGCTGTTTAGTATCGATTCTTTACCAGCAGTGGCAACTATAGCTCAGCGTATGGTTACCGGGCTGGATAGCTTTTCATTATTAGCCATTCCGTTTTTCATTTTGGCAGGGCACTTAATGAATAGCGGTGGGATTGCCAGGCGTCTTATTGTTTTCGCAAAGTCACTAGTTGGTAGTTTACCTGGCGGTTTGGCCCATGTTAATATTGTGGCAGCTATGCTGTTTGGCGCTATTGCCGGTTCAGCCGGTGCAGCTGCGGCGGCAATCGGAAGTTTTATGAGTTCGAAAATGGAAGAAGAAGGATATACCAAAGAATATGGTGTGGCCGTAAATGTAACCTCTGCAACCACGGGATTATTGATTCCACCCAGTAATATTTTTATAATCTATTCTTTAGCCAGCGGAGGGGTGAGTATAGGCGCATTATTCTTAGCAGGTTATATTCCTGGGATTTTAACGGGTTTGATCTTGATGATCATTGCCTTAATTTGGGCAAAACGAAAAGGTTTTCCTACGGCTAAACGAGCTTCGGTCAGTGAGGTGTTAAAAAGTTTTTTGGATGCCTTACCAAGTTTGATGTTATTATTAGTGATTATTGGCGGAATAGTTGGTGGTATTTTTACGGCAACAGAAGCCTCATCGGTAGCAGTAGTATATTGCTTAATTCTTGGTTTGATTTATAAAGAGCTAAGTTTAGATAAATTAAAAGGAATTCTGATAAAATCAGCTGAAACCATTGCGTTGGTCATGATCCTTATTGCTTTGAGTATAGCCATGTCCTGGGTAATGTCTTATGCAGATATTCCAGAGCAGGTAACCTCAGCATTATTAGGGTACAGTGATAACCCCATTGTCGTGATGATTATGATTAATTTGATTCTACTGGTGATAGGGATTTTTATGGATATGACCCCCGCTGTGCTTATATTTACTCCTATTTTTCTACCCGTAGTAACAGCTTTAGGAATAGATCCAGTTCATTTTGGGGTAATCATGGTATTAAATTTATGCATTGGTTTATGTACACCACCGGTAGGGTCGGTTTTGTTTATAGGAGTAGGAGTGGCCAATACCAGTATCAAAAAAGTGATCAAGCCTTTGATGCCGCTTTTTGTAGGAATGCTAATTTCTTTAATGCTGGTTATTTTATTCCCGAAGTTAAGCTTGTGGTTACCTGAATTATTTGGCCTTTAA
- a CDS encoding TRAP transporter small permease — protein MKKLDFYLGWIIVVLLSIMLITVLWGVGARYIMDSPSSWTEELARFLLIWVSMLGAAYVSGKKGHIVIDLWPEKMIKKYGRLMDLIVSLLIVLFVFAIFIVGGFRYIYVSFKLWQTSAALEIPMGYIYLILPITGFCILFYRISFLIKDLKR, from the coding sequence ATGAAGAAACTTGATTTTTATCTGGGCTGGATCATTGTTGTTTTACTAAGCATAATGCTTATTACGGTATTATGGGGAGTAGGTGCGCGTTATATAATGGATAGCCCAAGTTCCTGGACGGAAGAGCTTGCCCGGTTTCTGCTTATTTGGGTGAGCATGTTAGGAGCGGCATATGTTTCGGGGAAAAAAGGGCATATTGTTATCGATTTATGGCCAGAGAAGATGATTAAAAAATACGGTAGGCTTATGGACCTGATCGTTAGTTTGCTTATTGTTTTATTTGTGTTCGCGATTTTTATAGTAGGTGGCTTTAGATATATTTATGTTTCTTTTAAACTTTGGCAAACTTCAGCAGCTTTAGAAATTCCCATGGGGTATATCTACCTTATTTTGCCAATAACAGGCTTCTGTATACTTTTTTACCGGATAAGTTTTCTAATTAAAGATTTAAAACGATAA
- a CDS encoding TRAP transporter substrate-binding protein has product MMIKRLFFVFGLLLLFGCNVDSSVKELKLAHSLSNNHPVHKAMQYFAERVAFHSDGKMKIKIYPSSQLGSERECLELLQLGSLAMTKVSSAVMENFSPKLKVFGYPYLFESKEQRYALYDSDLGKDLLADGEKYWLHGLTYFDAGSRSFYTKDTPIREPSDLKGLKVRVMQSPTAIKLVSALGGSPTPVSWGELYTSLQQGVVDAAENNLPSFYSSKHYEICKNLCLDEHSSLPDILVMSSIIYSELSEEEKEVLSISAQEAAIEQRKLWETAEKESLEAVTQAGVKVTRPDIEVFKKESKQIITDLQSEDPDLYDLIQKIKAIQP; this is encoded by the coding sequence ATGATGATTAAAAGATTGTTTTTTGTTTTCGGATTATTATTACTATTTGGATGTAATGTAGATTCTTCAGTAAAAGAATTAAAACTTGCCCATAGTCTCAGTAATAATCATCCTGTGCACAAAGCAATGCAATATTTTGCCGAAAGAGTGGCTTTTCATTCTGACGGTAAAATGAAAATAAAGATATATCCCAGCAGTCAGTTAGGATCAGAGCGGGAATGTTTAGAATTACTGCAACTGGGAAGTTTGGCCATGACCAAAGTTTCCTCAGCAGTAATGGAAAATTTTTCACCAAAACTCAAGGTTTTTGGGTATCCTTATCTATTTGAATCGAAAGAACAACGCTACGCTTTATATGATAGTGATTTAGGGAAAGATCTCTTGGCTGATGGAGAAAAATACTGGTTACATGGATTAACTTATTTTGATGCCGGTAGCCGTAGCTTTTATACTAAAGATACTCCAATCAGGGAACCTTCAGACTTAAAAGGATTAAAGGTGAGGGTGATGCAGAGCCCAACGGCCATTAAGCTGGTTAGTGCACTGGGAGGTTCACCAACACCGGTTTCCTGGGGAGAACTGTATACGTCTTTACAGCAGGGCGTGGTGGATGCTGCCGAAAATAATCTGCCCAGCTTCTATTCTTCTAAGCATTATGAAATCTGTAAGAATCTATGCTTAGATGAGCATAGTTCGTTGCCAGATATTTTGGTCATGAGTTCTATTATTTATTCAGAATTATCAGAAGAAGAAAAAGAAGTGCTAAGCATCAGTGCTCAGGAAGCAGCGATAGAACAGCGCAAATTGTGGGAAACGGCCGAAAAAGAATCGCTTGAAGCTGTCACACAGGCAGGAGTGAAAGTTACTCGACCGGATATTGAAGTATTCAAAAAAGAAAGTAAGCAGATTATTACCGATCTGCAATCTGAAGATCCCGATTTATACGATTTAATCCAGAAAATAAAAGCGATACAACCATGA
- the uxaC gene encoding glucuronate isomerase codes for MKTFITDNFLLENKYAEELYHQYAKNQPIIDYHNHLPPAQIEADTQFENISRVWLNGDHYKWRAMRTLGVNEKYITGDASDQEKFEAWGKTVPHTLRNPLYHWTHLELKRYFGIDELLNENNASTIYKNVNAQLQQQENSCRGLLKQMNVETLCTTEDPTDDLKHHQSIKQQNIGIKVSTAFRPDKSILIDAEGYTDYLQELGKVAEVDIQSFQDLKDALQKRIEYFDENGCKLCDHGLNAMSFAEFTEAEINAIFKNKLSGKEVSATDAEKFKTAILLFLSETYHQFGWVQQFHLGALRNNNKRMLAQLGPDTGWDSIGDYSQAEKLSRFLNTLDGKDKLTKTILYNLNPADNEVFATMIGNFNDGSVKGKVQWGSGWWFLDQKDGMEKQMNALSNMGLISCFIGMLTDSRSFLSFPRHEYFRRVLCNLFGKEMASGELPQDMDLVGSTIANICYVNAKDYFKF; via the coding sequence ATGAAAACCTTTATAACAGATAATTTTTTGTTGGAAAATAAATATGCTGAAGAATTATACCATCAGTATGCCAAAAACCAACCGATTATCGATTATCATAACCACCTACCTCCCGCGCAAATTGAGGCCGATACACAATTCGAAAATATTTCTCGTGTTTGGCTTAATGGCGATCATTACAAATGGCGTGCGATGCGAACCTTGGGGGTCAATGAAAAATACATTACCGGTGATGCCAGTGATCAAGAAAAATTTGAAGCCTGGGGGAAAACCGTTCCGCACACGCTTCGCAATCCATTGTATCATTGGACGCATTTAGAATTAAAACGTTATTTCGGGATTGATGAATTGCTGAATGAAAACAATGCTTCTACCATTTATAAAAACGTAAATGCACAATTGCAGCAACAAGAAAATTCGTGTAGAGGATTGTTAAAGCAGATGAATGTGGAAACGCTTTGTACTACTGAAGATCCTACAGACGATTTAAAACATCACCAAAGCATCAAGCAACAAAATATTGGCATTAAAGTAAGTACCGCTTTTCGTCCCGATAAATCCATCTTGATTGATGCAGAAGGCTACACCGATTATCTACAAGAATTAGGAAAAGTTGCTGAGGTTGATATTCAGAGTTTTCAAGATTTAAAAGATGCGTTACAGAAGCGTATCGAGTATTTTGATGAAAATGGCTGTAAATTGTGTGATCACGGATTAAACGCAATGTCTTTTGCTGAATTTACTGAAGCTGAAATCAATGCGATTTTTAAAAACAAGCTTTCCGGAAAAGAGGTTTCAGCCACAGATGCTGAAAAATTTAAAACTGCGATTTTACTGTTTTTAAGTGAAACCTACCATCAATTTGGATGGGTGCAACAATTCCATTTAGGTGCGCTTCGGAATAACAACAAACGAATGTTAGCGCAATTAGGGCCCGATACCGGTTGGGATTCGATAGGCGATTATAGTCAGGCCGAAAAATTGTCCCGATTTTTGAATACCTTAGATGGAAAAGATAAACTGACCAAAACTATTTTATATAACCTGAATCCTGCCGATAATGAAGTATTTGCCACCATGATTGGTAACTTTAACGATGGCAGCGTAAAAGGCAAAGTACAATGGGGCTCGGGTTGGTGGTTTTTGGACCAGAAAGACGGAATGGAAAAGCAAATGAATGCGCTTTCCAATATGGGTTTAATTAGCTGTTTTATTGGGATGTTAACCGATTCCAGAAGCTTTCTTTCGTTCCCAAGGCACGAATATTTTAGAAGGGTGTTGTGTAACCTCTTCGGAAAAGAAATGGCTTCGGGTGAATTACCCCAGGATATGGATTTGGTAGGAAGTACCATTGCCAATATTTGTTATGTCAATGCCAAGGATTATTTTAAGTTTTAG